GCCGGTCATTTGAAAAATATGTAAGTCATTGAAAAATTTATTTAATATTTTAGTCTTATTCATTTTCTGTACGGCTTCTGCGCAGAAGGTTCTCCCATTTGATACCTTAAAGTTAGGAACGGCTAATGATTTGTTTGCAGACGATTACGGTAACATTTACCTGCAGCAAAAGAAGGATTTCAGTTTTGCGAAATATGATTCACTTGGTCATCAAAAAGCCAAGTTGATGCTCCCTTTGCCGTTTAAGATTCAGAATGTTCAAAATCCTTTAAATGTTCCGTCATTTTCTCAAAATGCGCAAGAGCTTCGGTTTTTTGATCAAAATCTAAATGAAATACAAACCATAAATTTTCGCCAGAAGTTTGGATTTATTAAGGCCGCGTATGTAGAAGATTTACAGCAAGCCTGGTTGTTGGATGAAAGTACGAAAAATCTAATTCAATATAATTTTCGGGATGATAAAATAGTAAATTCTTTCCCTTTTAGAGTAGATGTTGATCAGCTCCTGGATCTTTTGGTATATGAAAAAAACGTCTACTTACTCTACAGAAATCAGCTGCTCATCTATAATTTAAATGCGGAAAAAAAGGTCGATCTTATTCTTGAAAATGTGCGAAAGCTTCGTCGTGAGAACGGTATTGTTATGGTTATTTCCTTAAATCAAATTCAGAAAATTTCAGAAAATAAATTAGAAACAATATTTAAGGAAGATAATTCCCAAATTGTGGATAAAAACTCGGCTGCTTATTTTGTTATCAAAGACAACAAACTTTATCTTTACCCCATTCAAAAAAAGATTGATTAAAGGCGGACAAGTTCCTTTTTAATTACCTTTTATTCATTCACTTTATAATTCACTTTTAAGAATGCATATTGCTGTTACAGGAAATATTGGCGCTGGCAAAACAACTCTAACTAAAATGTTATCAAAACATTACGGTTGGGAAGCGCAGTTTGAAGATGTAGATCATAACCCTTATTTAGAAGATTTTTATGCCGACATGGGCAAATGGAGTTTTGCCTTGCAGATTTATTTTTTGGGAAGCCGTTTTAAACAGGTAAAAGAGATCCGTGAAAGTGGCAAAAATATTATTCAGGATCGTACTATTTATGAAGATGCTCATATTTTTGCAGAGAATTTAAATGATATGAGTTTGCTGACGGACCGGGATTTTCAGAATTATTCTTCCGTTTTTAATCTGATGAAGAGTTTTGTTTCGGCACCGGATTTGCTCATCTATTTAAAATCAGATGTTCCCAATTTAGTGAAGAAAATTTACAAACGCGGACGTGATTACGAAGCTTCGATTTCCATCGAATACCTCTCTAAACTCAATCAGAAGTACGAAAAGTGGATCTCAGATTATAATGAGGGAAAACTTTTAATCATAGAAGTTGATGATTTAGATTTCGTGGAAAGACCGGAAGATTTCGGATTAATTCTGGAAAGAATTGAAACAGAACTGCACGGATTATTTTAAAATTTACCATTAAAGAGTGGTGAAAAAAATAGTCCAATGAATGAAACATATTCACCTCTAACTTCTTTAGTTCAAAAAAAATGATTAAAATTCTTTATAATAATTCGTGTTCCAAAAGTCGCGGAATTCTGGAATATCTTGATGAAAATGGGGTGCCCTTTGAAATCATTGATTTTATTCAGAACCCGTTAAGTGAAATGGAATTGAGAACAGTTCTGAAAAAACTTAGAATGGCCGCGAAAGATCTGATCCGCAAGAATGAAAAAAAATTCAAAGATCTCTATTATGACAAAGAATATAGCGAAGATGAATGGATTCAGGTGATGCTAAAAAATCCATCGCTGATACAGCGTCCGATTTTAATTAAGGATTCAGTTGCTATGATTGGTCGCCCGGTCGAAGTTGCTAAGTTTTTTATTGAAAGTTAAATAAGCGATTTAAAAGCTTCTTTCACATGATTATATTTAAAATCAAATCCCAGCGATTTGATTTTTTTGTTATTTGCTCGTGTCCCTTCCAAAATGATGGAACTCATTTCTCCCAAGACCGATTTTAAAACAAATTTCGGAACATTAAAGGGAAGAAAAAATTTGTCTGAAGCGTTCGCTAAATCTTTCATAAAGGTTTTATTCGTCGGAACATCATCTGCCACAGCATTGTAAATTCCATTCATCTTTTGGTTTTCGATTGCAAAAACGTACATATTGACCAAATCATCCACATGGATCCAGTTCATCCACTGATTGCCTGAACCTACACCGGAACCCATATTTAAATTGACCAATTTCTTTAATAAAGGAAAAGCACCACCATTTTTTGCCAAAACCATAGCCGTTCTCAAACAAACAACCCTGTCTGCAACAGTGGAGAACTTGTTTGCTGCATTTTCCCAAGATACACACAATTCTGCTAAAAAATCTTTCTGCACAACACCATCGCTTTCTTTCAGTATTTGATCTGAAGTAAAAGTTCCATAATAATTAATGCCTGACGCGGAAATAAATGACTCTAAATGAACGTTATTTTTTTTACACCGTTCCAATAGCAAATTCGCCGTATCGACACGACTGGAATACATTTCTTTTTTGTACGCGTCGCTCCAGCGTTCACTGATGGTGGCACCTGCTAAGTGAATAATGGCGTCGAGTTTTTGAAAAGCCTTGTCATCAATCTCCTTTTCTGCAATATTCCAGTAAAATTCCTTTGGATCATCACTCTTTTTGCGTGTTAGAATTCGAACTTCATGCCTTCTTTCCCTCAGCTTTTCAACTAAAAGTTGTCCAACAAGTCCTGTTCCGCCGGTTATTAAAATAGTCATTCGTTAAATTTATAGCATCATTACTCCTTCGATTGCGCCCACTTTTTTATAGATACTCACCACTTGATCAGCATCCAAAACAAAAGCATTGATGCTTAGTGCCGTATATTTTCCTTTTTTGCTGTCACGTGTCGTAAGGGTAAATTTGATATCATCGAAAACCCGATAGATTTCTGTAAGTTTTGATTCTTCAGTGGTAAGAATGAATTTAAAGAGATATTCTTCCGGAAAATTGTGAGTGTTATCTAATTTCTCTTTTAATGAAGCGTAAAATTCTTCCGGATTTTTATTGTCTTCCTGTCCTATAATATTTAACATGGGGTAATATTTAAATTAAAAAAATTCGGATCAGAAATCCGAATTCAAATATAGTTAAAAATAACTTTTTTATTTTGCTGCTTTTAATGAATTCATAATGGTGTTTGCATTTTGCTGTTCATGATTTTCAATAATATTAAAAAGACCGTCCACCATTTGTTGTGCGGCAAATTTACTGATTCCATTCGTTGCAATATTTGCTGTATTTTGATTTCCTAAAATGGATCCTAAAAGATTAGTACCGGATAAAGCAGAATTTAAAGATTGAACCAGTCCAAACTCATTTAGTTTAGCATCAACTTTCGGCGCAATTGCTGCCATCAATTGGGTAGAAGTTTTCTCTCTTAAAATTTGAGTGGCAACTCCGGAACCGCCTTGTACTATTCTCGCTGCATCTTCTGCGGTCAAAGAATTAACTGCATTTATTAATATAGGACGCGACGTATCGACCGTAAAGGCTGCTGCCTGCGCAATATATTCTTTTTCTTTTACCACTAAATTATTTAAACCCACCTTTTGTAAAGTGCTGTTGATGTCACGCAGTTGTTTCGGTAGTGCAGCATCAATCAGTTGATTTGCTAAAAAACTGTCTTTGTTGCTAAAAATATTGAGTCCTTTATTGATTCCACCAAGCAAAACCTGTTTTAAAACAGCAATTCCAACGGTTGAAGTTGCAAGTGCAACGCATGATTGTGCTGTAGTCCCGATGGTTGCAACCGCCATGGTTGCCAATAATATAGTATTTGTTCTCATTCTTAAATTATTTGGATATTTTTTATGTAGTCAAATTGTACGCCAAAAATTTTGGTGTGGTTATAGGACATAAAAATTAAAACCTATAGTTATATTAAATCCTTTGACAAAAGAAAGGTAGAAAAATGATGAATTTTGGTACAATTGAAAGCTTCAAAAAAAAGATCTATAAAAAACCATTTTCCCTCGAAAGTGGTTTTTTTTGTCGGTTTATTATCGCTAATTTTGTGCGTAAATAATATATTTTATAATGAGAGAAAAATTCATTAGTTGGGGAATCGTACTTTTGGTAGTTACATGGGCGATTTCGATATTAATCAAGACCCATTATTGGATCCCTATTTTATTAAGTTGTATTTACGCGCTTGGCCTCTACAACACTTTTCAAACGAAACATGCCATTCTTCGGAATTTTCCGGTATTGGGTTATTTCCGTTATTTTTTCGAAGAGATTTCTCCAGAAATGCAGCAGTATTTTATTGAAAGAGAAACAGATGGTAAGCCTTTTCCAAGAAACGAAAGATCTGCAGCTTACAGACGTGCAAAAAACCTGAGCGACACTGTGCCTTTTGGGACACAATTAGATATCAATAACAGAAGATATGAAGGAATTAAGCATTCAATCTATGCGAAATCGCCTTCTGAGCATTTGCCAAAAGTATTGGTGGGGAACCATCAATGTACGCAAAAGTATGAAGCTTCTTTATTTAATATCTCCGCGATGAGTTTCGGATCATTAAGTGACCGCGCTCAAATTGCTTTAAACAAAGGAGCTAAAAAAGGAGGTTTCTATCACAATACCGGCGAGGGTGGAATTTCACCGTATCACTTGCAGGGTGGTGATCTGTGCTGGCAGATTGGGACTGGATATTTTGGTTGTCGAGATGACCACGGATTCTTTTCTCCCGAGATCTTTAAAAAGAATGTGGCTTTACCAAGTGTAAAGATGATCGAGATTAAAGTTTCACAAGGTGCAAAACCTGGTCATGGTGGAGTTTTACCTGCCTCTAAAAACACCCCGGAGATTGCTGCTATCCGACACGTACAACCAGGACTGACGATTATTTCGCCGCCTTCACATTCTGCTTTTTCAGATGCTGCAGGTTTACTGAAGTTTGTACAGCAATTACGTGAATTATCTGATGGGAAACCTGTTGGTTTTAAATTATGTATTGGAGATACAAAAGAGTTTGAAGATATCTGTGCGCAAATGAATGTGTTGAAAATCTATCCGGATTTTATTACCGTAGATGGTGCGGAAGGGGGAACCGGAGCTGCGCCACCAGAGTTTTCTGATGGAGTAGGAATGCCTTTGGAACCTGCATTGATTTTTGTGAACAGAACTTTGCTTAATTTCAATGTGCGTGACAAACTGAAAGTGATCGCAAGTGGTAAAGTCCTTACGTCCTTAGATATTCTGCGTGCTATTTCAATGGGAGCAGATATGTGTAATAATGCGAGAGGATTTATGTTTGCACTGGGTTGTATTCAGGCTTTGCGTTGTAATACCAATACATGTCCAACCGGTGTAGCAACACAGGATAAAATGCTGATTAAAGGACTGGATGTGACCGATAAGAGTGAAAGAGTATATCATTTCCACAAGAATACTTTGCGTACGTGTAATGAGCTTATTGCAGCTGCAGGAAGATCTTCTTATGATGAAGTTGACGCGAGTATGTTTATGCGTGGTGATGAATTTGAACACTTGGCTGATTTTTATTTCCCAGACATTTTAGGAAATGTAAAAACACCGGCAAGTCGCTATTAAAATTTTTAGATTATTTGAAAAGAACTTCAGGAGATTCCTGAAGTTCTTTTTTTTGTGACTCGTTTTTGAACTCTTCTTTTCCCTTAATTAAGCGAGTTATAATTTCGCTGGAAGGAAATTTAATTTTAGCTTTTTGTAGCATTATTTAGACGACATCCTTTCTCGTTATCGAATGGAATTTATTTCCGTGCAAAATTGAATTGATCTTAATTTTTTTGATCGGTGTATTTGACGTTATCTTTCTTGTCTGACGATGAACGTGTTCCAATCCGGGAAAACGGAATTCATGGTTGCTAAAAAACTTTAGAGGGTCTTATTCGGATGTCTTTGCTTTGAAAAATCGTGTCAAGGTTTTAGATCTGGACAGCGTTAATGATATAACATATTTCTATTATAACTTCGATAGTTCACATCTAGTTCTATTATCTTAAAATGTGACGTTTAAAGCATTACTTAAGCCCGAGAGAATAAAAGGAATGGAAGTCTGTTGAAACGTACAAAATAACAACTCTAAATTTCCCTTTAATGATATTACCAGGAGAGAACTGCGCAAAAAAAATCCAATATCAACTAAATGATATCGGATTTATTATAATTGAAAAACTATTATGCTTCTTCAGCCGGAGTTTCAGTTTCTTCAACTGCTTTTGGTTTTGGAGCTGGTTTAGGAGCTTCTACAACCGGTGGTGCATCAGAAACGATTTCGAACTCATAGTTATACTCAACATCTCTGTGAAGTCTAACCAAAGCTGAAAACTTACCAGTTCTTTTGATATTGTTTCCAGGAATTTTGATGTATTTTTTATCAACTTGTACTCCTACTTTAGATAGTTCTTCAGAAAGGTTTGCATTGTTGATAGAACCAAACAATTTATCACCTGAACCAACTTTGGTTGCAATAGTAATGTTTGTTTTCTTCAATTGATCAACTACCGCATTTGCAGCAGCAACTAATTTAGCTTCTTCCTCTTTTCTAGCTTCTAAAGTCTCCGCTAAGTTTGCTTTATTTTTTGGCGTAGCCAAAAGTGCAATTCCTTTTGGTAACAAGTAGTTTCTTGCGTATCCAGGTTTTACACTTACTACGTCGAACTCAAGTCCTAAGTTCTCTACGTCTTTTTTTAAGATAATATCCATTGTTGTTGTCCGTTTTTAATTTCAGAAAAAAGATGATTGATCTGTTCTCTAAAAATCGTTAGAATTAATAATTATTCAGCAACTGTTATAGCGATCTGCACAGGCACAAAGCTTATTGCTTACCGCATTTTTATTTTAAAAGATCCGCAACATAAGGCATCATTGCCAAGTGTCTTGCTCTTTTGATTGCAGCAGAAACTTTTCTTTGGTACTTTAAAGAAGTTCCGGTGTATCTTCTTGGTAAAATTTTACCTTGTTCGTTTACGAACTGAAGAAGGAAGTTAGCATCTTTATAATCAACATGCTTAATTCCGTATTTTTTGAATCGACAGTATTTTTTGTCAGATTTTGTATTGATGTCTACTGGAGTTAAGAATCTTACTTCTGATTCTCCACCTGCTGAGGCTTGTTTAGCCATATCATCTATTGCCATAACTTTTTTTGTTTTTTAGGGTTAAAAATTAAACTTTCGCAGTTTTCACTTTTGTTCTTCTTGTTACTGCATACTCGATCGCATGTTTGTCAAGTTTTGTAGTAAGGTAACGGATCACTCTCTCGTCACGCTTGTACGCAAGTTCTAAATCTGCAACTACAGTTCCTTCACCTTTGAATTCGATCAAAGTGTAAAATCCATTCTTTTTTAATTGAATAGGATAAGCTAATTTTTTCAGTCCCCAATTTTCTTTGGCAACGATTTCGCAATTGTTAGATTTTAGTAAATCTTCAAATTTTTTCACTGCTTCCTCCACCTGAGCATCAGATAGAACGGGAGTTAAAATGAAAACAGTTTCGTAATTGTTCATAATGTTAATGAATTTTGTTAATTATTTCGAGGTGCAAAAATATAACTTCTTTTTGTAACATGCAAGATAATGAACCTATTAAAGCCTCTTTTTTAAGATTATTTCAAGAATAAGTGAAAATAAATCGGGAACTTTATTTTAGCCACGGTTGAAGCGGCATCCCCCGACTGGTCGGGGATATAGCGGAAAACGGGTCTGCGTGTGGCAGAAAATCAGGTTTTCGTGCTCCTTATTCTTTTCGAACCTCTTCCAAATATAGGTCTTTTAGCTGGTCATATAGGGAGTGACGGCTCACCAAAAGGGAAATTAAGGAGGATACCATTCCGGCCAGCATCAGATAAAAAATCAGACTGTGGCGATCGGTCATTTCCAGCACAATGATAGACGAGGTGAAAGGTGCGCGCGTGATCCCCGTAAGAAAGGCGACCATGCCCGTTAAGATGACGACGTTGGTTTCGTGAGGTGTCAAACTGATCCAGCCCGCAATTACCGAACCGATACTTGCACCGGCAGAAAGTGCAGGCGCAAAAATTCCACCTGCGCCACCTGAGGTAAAGGAAAGTGCCGGACCCAACATTCTGAAAAGTGGCATATACCAGTCTTCATTTTTATTGTCGCTAAAGAGAATGCGTTCCATAATTCCTTTTCCGGAACCCAAAATTTCCTCGTTGATGAAGTATGCTAAAAAAGCAATAATCAAAGCTGAAATGACGAGAAAGATAATATTGGCGCGATCTGTTTTTAGATTTTTTTTCCAGGCACTGATGGAAAGCATTATTCGGGAGAGTTGACTGGCGAAAATTCCGGAAACAGCAGAAACCAGAATCACAGGAAAGATAATCAGAATGCTAATGTCGCTGGTTTTCGGATAGCCCAGATATAAATAGGATCCGGCAAACGTTTGGGCTGTTAATCCCGCAATAATAACCGCCGTAAACAAAGCAGTCTTAAAATAGTTGATATGAGTTTTTGAAAGTTCTTCCACGGCAAATACAATTCCGCCCAGCGGGGTATTAAATGCAGCGGAGAGTCCCGCGGCAGCACCTGTCATAATCATGTTTTTCTTTGAGATTTTAGGCCACCATTCCGGCAGAAATTCGTTCACTTTTCTAAAAACCGAACCTGCGATCTGTATGGTTGGACCTTCGCGCCCGACTGCACCACCACCGATAACGAGGATTACGGAGGAAAGGACTTTGAAAATCATTATTTTAATACTGAGCAAATGAGATATTTTGCGGTGTTCTTTAGGATTTGCTAATTCTACAGCGGCCATTACCTGCGGTATTCCGCTACCTTTAGCATAAGGAGAAAATCTTTTGACCAACCACCAGGACAGAACAAATGCGACAGGTGCTACGATAAAAATCAGCCAGCTGTGCCACTTCATCATAGCGTGCATGAGGTTTTCTCCCCATTGAAAGATCTGCGCATAAAGGACTGCGAAAATCCCGGTTATAAATGAACCGATCCAAAATGGGATTGCCTGAAGTAGATTAAGTTTCAGTTTTTCGTTTCGTATGTTATCGAAAGAAGCTTTGATTGATCCACGAAGTAAAAGATAAAGTCGGTGCATTTTGCAAAATTATCATTTTTAAAAAGAAATGATGGTAATTTGACGTTATTTTTAATCATCAAAAAAGGCCTGCAAATCTGCAGACCTTTCTTTTTATAAAAAATTTGAAATGATTATTTTTTAACAATTTTCACAGATTGTGTTCCTTTTTCAGTTTGAATGTTTACTACATAAACTCCAGGAGTTAATTTGCTTAAATTAACTTGGTTTTTAACGGCATTCAAAGTTTGAGAAGCAACTACTTTACCTGTAAGATCATATACCTGAACAGATTTTACTTTATCAGCTGCTTCGATATTCACGATATCTACAACAGGATTAGGATAAACTTTAACTTCAGATCTTTTCACATCTGAAACTGCTAATCCACCTACAGAAATAGAGTAATCTTCTGCCTGACCGAATGAAGCGCCTGCACAAGGATCAAGAAAGTTTGTGGATCCGAAGATCTTTTTCACTCTCATTCTGGTAGTTCCAAGTAAAGCATCGGCAGGTACTGCAAGCGTTTGTGATACTGTTTTACCATCTGTTCCAGTTGAATTAATCAGCAATTCTGTAATTTCATAAACTTCACCGGCGTCATTCAATACTCCGTTTTGATTCCAGTCAATGAATACCACAAATCTGTTGGTATAAGGTCCACTGGTGTTTCCTTGTAACTCCATGAGGTAAGAGCCGCCCTGATTTACAGTTCCCGTAGTGGAAATAAAGTTTTCATGACCTGGAGTGCCAGTTGTGCTGGCCGGACTTGTATTGTTTATTCCTGCGAACTTAACAGAGGTAATTGGTTCTGTAGTAAGTGACATTACAAGCGGTCCACAGTATGGAGCGTACGGATTTGCCTCCGTTGTAAATGAAAATACACTGCAGCCGGTGGCTTCACCTGCGCCATTTTTCGCAACTACTTTCCAGTAATAGGTTGTTAAAGGTAATAAGCCTGTAGCGGTAGTGCTAAGTCCTGTTACGTTTCCTATTAAGGTGGTAGGATTTGCAGAAGTGTCTAAATATACATCGTAACTGCTTGCTGCAGTTCCTGTTGCTGCTACAGTCCAAGATAAAGTTACCGGAGTTAAATAGGGAACTGCGGTTGCTGCATTTGCTGGTGCGACAAGAGTAGGGCATTCAGGTGGTGCAGTAGGCGCAAGGTTAACAAGGATATTATCGATTAATAAGACAAATTTGTCACTTGAATTATTAACGAAAGCGATACGGACCGTAGTCCCGGCATAGGCGTTCAGATTTGCTTCTCTCGTAACCCATGTAGAATTTTCAGACGCGGTATTATAAAGTTCAACGGTGAAATCTGAAACAGCATTTCCGCCGTTAGGCGATAACATTACTTTGTAGCCATCGCTGAAATCGGGATCTTGTGCTTTAGCATCCCACTGAATAAATGTGTTATCGGCGGGTAAAGTAATCTGGGGAGAAATTAGCCAGTCATTTGATGTTCCGGCAGGACTGTACCAGGAAGAGCTCATTGCGGCAAAATTGCCGTCGGGCCCGCCATAGTTTGGAATGGCACCACCGCGATCTTTTCTAATCTAGGCTCCTGCGTTAAACTCTCCCACAGTAGGATCGTGAGTAAGACCGTCTACATCAATTAAAGTCCAGGCCGCGAATCCGGGGCTGGCTCCATCAAAATTTTCTTGGAAAACCTGAGCGGTTCCAAACAGGGGTATTGCCAAAAATGAGGCAACCAGTAAAATTTTTTTCATAATGATAAGGTTTTTAATTAAACTTACCTCAAAATTAGAAAATCGAAATGAATTAAACAAAGAAAACGTATAAATATTTAATATTCTTTATTTAATATATAATATCACTGAATATAATGTAAAATTAGAATATTAGGAAATGTTTGATAGATGCGGTTACAGCGCAAAATCTTTAATTCGGGAAAACGCAATTTCCTGTTCATTCATCCAATCCAGAAAATGCTCCAGACGGTCATGAAGTTTTTTACCGGTTTTGTATTTTTTATGAAAAGGAAGTGCGAAATTATATTTTTCAAAATCGGTGAACTGCCATGAATTCAGATAAATAAGAACAAACTCATCTTTTTTAATGGTTTCAATGACCATCGTTTGATAGAAGGCGAGTGGCATGATCTGAAAAATATAATCACTGTACGGAATTTGTGAATATCTTGAAATACTTTCGTGAAAAATAGTTAAACCACTCTGTTCTGTAAAAGGCGCTTTCCTTTCAAAACGGCGAAGGGGAAAAATCAGTGCGGTGTCTTCGTTCAGAGAAGCGTAGGTAAAACGCAAATGGTGTAAGTCACTAAAACTGATCATATGATCGGGAAGTCTGATGCCACGTATTTGTTTGCCAATCCAGTCTTCGGTCATCATTTTAGCCTCCTCAATTTTTTCTATTGGCGAATCAATGCTTAACAAAGCGATTTCATGACCCTTCGTCACGATCTTTTTGATTAGTTTTTCTAATCGGGATACCAAAGAAATTTCGATAAAAAAGGTCGCCAGAATTTCTGCGTTTTCCAGACTTCGTAAGATCGAATTCGTATTCTGTATGGTTATTTCTAACTTTTCTGCAGCACTAAAAGCCTCTCTTTTTTTAAAAGAAGAATCAGAATCAACAATGTTAAATGTCAATAAAATCATTTTTGGAATTTGATAGGAGGTGAATGTATAAAAAAAATCTGCAAAATCTTCAGGAATATCCTTTTGAAGTTGCAGATTGTTTTAATTGAAGAAGTATTCTAATTCACGAATGAATCTTAAACTGTTTCGGACAAGATTAGTTTTTTCCCAATTTTACCTTCAGGTTCTTTAGCATATCTTTTGTCATTTCTGTGATTCCAAAGTCGTAGGAAAGTCCCCAATCTTTTTTCGCCACAGAATCATCAATGGAAGCGGGCCAGGAGTCGGCAATTTCCTGTCGGAAATCGGGTTTGTAATCAATCGTAAACTCAGGAATTTCTTTCTTGATTTCTTCCGCTAATTCTTTTGGAGTAAAAGACATTCCTCCCAAATTGTAAGAAGTATGCACGGTTAAATCTTCTTTTGGTGCTTCCATTAAAGCTAAGGTTGCTTTAATCGCATCATCCATATATAACATTGGCATTCCCGTATTCTCCGAAATAAAGCTCGTGTATTTCCCTTCCTCAATCGCTTCATAGAAAATCTCTACTGCATAATCTGTGGTTCCGCCACCCGCAGGTGTTTTCCAGGAAATCAAACCGGGATAACGGATGCTTCGAACATCAACTCCAAATTTGGTATGGTAATATTCACACCATTTTTCGCCTGCCATTTTAGAGATTCCGTACACGGTTGTCGGATTTAGAACAACATCCTGACCTACATTTTCTTTCGGAATTCCTGTTCCAAAGACGGCGATAGAACTGGGCCAGAAAATTTTCTGAATCAAACCTTCTTTTGCCATTTCGCAAAACTGAAGTAACGGTTCAATGTTTAGTTTCCAGGCAAACAATGGTTGTTTTTCCGAAGTTCCCGAAAGGAGTGAAGCTAAGTGATAAACCGTGGTGATTTGATAATCTTTAATCACCTGGCGAACCAGCTGCGTATTGGTCACATCCATTCTTTCGTAGTAACCCGCAGAGGTCAGATTTTTGTCCCAACGGTCCAGGCCGGAGGCAACTACATTTTCGGCGCCATGTATTTCAACTAACTTATTGGTCAATTCGGTA
This DNA window, taken from Kaistella carnis, encodes the following:
- a CDS encoding T9SS-dependent choice-of-anchor J family protein, coding for MSSSWYSPAGTSNDWLISPQITLPADNTFIQWDAKAQDPDFSDGYKVMLSPNGGNAVSDFTVELYNTASENSTWVTREANLNAYAGTTVRIAFVNNSSDKFVLLIDNILVNLAPTAPPECPTLVAPANAATAVPYLTPVTLSWTVAATGTAASSYDVYLDTSANPTTLIGNVTGLSTTATGLLPLTTYYWKVVAKNGAGEATGCSVFSFTTEANPYAPYCGPLVMSLTTEPITSVKFAGINNTSPASTTGTPGHENFISTTGTVNQGGSYLMELQGNTSGPYTNRFVVFIDWNQNGVLNDAGEVYEITELLINSTGTDGKTVSQTLAVPADALLGTTRMRVKKIFGSTNFLDPCAGASFGQAEDYSISVGGLAVSDVKRSEVKVYPNPVVDIVNIEAADKVKSVQVYDLTGKVVASQTLNAVKNQVNLSKLTPGVYVVNIQTEKGTQSVKIVKK
- a CDS encoding NAD-dependent epimerase/dehydratase family protein; this encodes MESKTEKILITGALGQIGTELTNKLVEIHGAENVVASGLDRWDKNLTSAGYYERMDVTNTQLVRQVIKDYQITTVYHLASLLSGTSEKQPLFAWKLNIEPLLQFCEMAKEGLIQKIFWPSSIAVFGTGIPKENVGQDVVLNPTTVYGISKMAGEKWCEYYHTKFGVDVRSIRYPGLISWKTPAGGGTTDYAVEIFYEAIEEGKYTSFISENTGMPMLYMDDAIKATLALMEAPKEDLTVHTSYNLGGMSFTPKELAEEIKKEIPEFTIDYKPDFRQEIADSWPASIDDSVAKKDWGLSYDFGITEMTKDMLKNLKVKLGKN
- a CDS encoding polysaccharide deacetylase family protein, translating into MILLTFNIVDSDSSFKKREAFSAAEKLEITIQNTNSILRSLENAEILATFFIEISLVSRLEKLIKKIVTKGHEIALLSIDSPIEKIEEAKMMTEDWIGKQIRGIRLPDHMISFSDLHHLRFTYASLNEDTALIFPLRRFERKAPFTEQSGLTIFHESISRYSQIPYSDYIFQIMPLAFYQTMVIETIKKDEFVLIYLNSWQFTDFEKYNFALPFHKKYKTGKKLHDRLEHFLDWMNEQEIAFSRIKDFAL